From Zingiber officinale cultivar Zhangliang chromosome 5B, Zo_v1.1, whole genome shotgun sequence, the proteins below share one genomic window:
- the LOC121985109 gene encoding NADP-dependent malic enzyme-like → MESTLKELRPEGESVMDPKCLVGGGVEDPYGEDQATVDQLVTPWTVTVASGYSLLRDPRFNKGLAFTERERDSHYLRGLLPPTCSTQELQEKKLMNNIRQYQLPLQRYIAMMELEERNERLFYKLLVDNVEELLPIVYTPTVGEACQKYGSIFKRPQGLYISLKEKGKILEVLKNWPEKSIQVIVVTDGERILGLGDLGCQGMGIPVGKLALYTALGGIRPSACLPITIDVGTNNESLLKDEFYIGLRQKRATGQEYSELLHEFMTSVKQNYGEKILIQFEDFANHNAFELLAKYGTTHLVFNDDIQGTASVVLAGVVAALKMVGGTLADQTFLFLGAGEAGTGIAELIALHVSKETKAPLEETRKKIWLVDSKGLIVSSRKASLQHFKKPWAHEHEPVSTLLDAVKVMKPTFLIGSSGVGRTFTEEVVKAMASINEKPIILALSNPTSQTECTAEEAYTWTEGRVIFATGSPFDPVEYNGKTFVPGQANNAYIFPGFGLGLVMSGAIRVHDDMLLAASYALADQVTEENFEKGLIYPPFSNIRKISAHIAANVAAKAYELGLATRLPRPQDLVKHAESCMYSPIYRSYR, encoded by the exons ATGGAGAGCACTTTGAAGGAGCTGAGGCCGGAGGGAGAGTCAGTGATGGATCCCAAGTGCTTGGTCGGCGGAGGCGTGGAGGACCCCTATGGAGAAGACCAGGCCACTGTGGATCAGCTCGTCACGCCCTGGACTGTCACCGTTGCCAG TGGATATTCTTTGCTGAGGGATCCACGCTTCAACAAAGGGCTTGCCTTCACCGAGAGGGAGAGAGATTCTCACTACTTGCGCGGACTCCTACCTCCAACATGTTCCACTCAAGAGCTTCAG GAGAAAAAGTTGATGAACAATATTCGTCAGTACCAACTTCCACTTCAACGCTACATCGCAATGATGGAACTTGAG GAGAGAAATGAGAGGCTATTTTACAAGCTTCTGGTTGATAATGTGGAAGAGTTACTTCCTATTGTGTATACACCTACTGTTGGTGAGGCCTGTCAGAAGTATGGTTCTATTTTTAAGCGTCCTCAGGGCCTTTATATCAGTTTGAAAGAGAA AGGAAAGATCCTTGAGGTCCTGAAAAACTGGCCTGAGAAGAGCATTCAGGTTATTGTAGTGACTGATGGTGAGCGCATTTTGGGTCTTGGAGATCTTGGCTGCCAG gGAATGGGTATTCCTGTTGGCAAGCTTGCTCTGTATACTGCTCTTGGAGGAATTCGCCCTTCTGCT TGCTTACCAATTACAATTGATGTTGGTACGAACAATGAGAGTCTGCTTAAGGATGAATTCTATATTGGCTTACGTCAAAAAAGAGCCACTGGACAG GAGTATTCTGAATTACTGCATGAGTTCATGACTTCTGTCAAGCAAAACTATGGGGAAAAGATTCTTATCCAG TTTGAGGACTTTGCCAACCATAATGCTTTTGAATTGCTTGCAAAATATGGAACAACCCATCTTGTTTTCAATGATGACATTCAG GGCACAGCTTCAGTTGTGCTTGCAGGAGTTGTGGCAGCTCTAAAGATGGTTGGTGGAACATTGGCAGATCAAactttcttattccttggtgCAGGGGAG GCTGGTACTGGTATTGCAGAACTCATAGCTCTTCATGTGTCAAAAGAG ACTAAAGCACCGTTGGAAGAAACTCGAAAGAAAATTTGGCTTGTGGACTCGAAG GGCTTGATTGTTAGCTCACGCAAGGCATCTCTCCAGCACTTCAAAAAGCCATGGGCACACGAGCATGAACCAGTCAGTACCCTCTTGGATGCTGTCAAG GTTATGAAGCCTACTTTTTTGATTGGCTCATCTGGAGTGGGAAGAACCTTCACTGAGGAGGTTGTCAAAGCCATGGCCTCTATCAATGAG AAGCCCATTATTTTGGCTCTTTCGAACCCAACTTCACAAACTGAATGTACAGCAGAGGAAGCCTATACTTGGACTGAG GGTCGAGTGATATTTGCTACTGGGAGCCCGTTTGATCCTGTTGAATACAACGGCAAGACATTCGTCCCTGGCCAG GCAAACAATGCATACATATTTCCTGGATTTGGCCTTGGCTTGGTGATGTCAGGAGCTATTCGGGTGCATGATGACATGCTTCTTGCAGCCT CTTATGCTTTGGCAGATCAGGTGACTGAAGAGAATTTTGAAAAGGGCTTGATCTATCCTCCCTTCTCCAACATCAGGAAAATATCAGCTCATATTGCTGCGAATGTCGCAGCCAAAGCATACGAGCTTG GTTTAGCAACACGGCTTCCTCGCCCCCAAGACTTGGTTAAGCATGCAGAGAGTTGCATGTACTCCCCCATTTACCGCAGCTATAGATAA